The sequence agaaagaaataaaacaataagAAATGAGTTGGAGTAAAAGGTAGTAAGGTTCTTCATTCTAGTACTGTGTGAGAGACGTGAGatgtgaaataaaataaataaataattcgcAAGCTATCAAATCAAACCATGGCTTATTATCCAAAGACAAAAAAGGAAGCCTTCtcagtaataaataaataaaagcctaGAAGAGtccataaaataatatatctacatcataaaatattataaaataatgtcTTACTAGTAAccagcagagagagagagagagagagagagagagagacacgaGTGAATAAAATAATGTCTTTTAAGTTTAGGCGTAATTACACTATTGATCTTTAAAGGCGAAATTACATTATTGATCTTTAAAGTTTATCTTATGTGCGTAATTAGtttctcaaattctaaaaatgaacaatattaattttctgTTAACTGTCGTTAGTTTATTATTTACGTGGTTAGCGGAATAGTAacttgacaattttttttaataaaaataattgcaaaaattattttacagtAAGAAGAAACcattaatatcaaaatatttataCCGTGTTTATGGTAAAGAGCTTTAAACCGTATGGTCATCGGATAAGCGCAAAGCTCCTGGAATGAAGAGCATGCTATCATAAACAACAGCGCAACAACAAATAGCCGAGGGACAACTTTCCCTTTGCTCGTATTCACAGCCATGCAATGAGTCCCAGAATGGTTACAATCTATGGTATCCgatccaaaaagaaaagaaaaaattgatacaaTCCAAACTCAAGTATCCTATGGTATGAGAAAGATCTAACAAAAGAGATTAAGATTTACATTTAAAAGCTGGCCTTTTCAGATCTCTTTATTTATGTAGCCACTGCCACTGCCTTCCCAATGTTTCGACCAATCAGTTGCCACTGCCTTCCCGATGTTTCGACCAATCGGTTTACATGCCACATTATATTCACCAATTGAAACTCATCTCATATGCAAGCCTGTGTAGCCATTATTCTACCTTGCTCCTTCTCGCAAGTCACACACCCCAACTTTGCCTCCTACTGCCTACCGGACTATGACCCATTCACCTTTCATTTCGTCTGTACCCTATCTAAAAGACTAAAACTATAATGGGTTTGATTTGCCGGGCAAAGTATTTTAGTATTAATGGATTTATGacttgtaaaataatttttgtaattttttcttattgaaAAAATGCGTAGATACTATTCCGTTAGTCACTTAAGTAATAAACTAACAGAAGTTAACAAATAGACTGATATTactcatttttaaaacttgagagATTAATAGTGCTCACTTGAAACTTAAGAAATCAATTGTGCTCATAAGGTAAATTTTAGGGACCAATAGTGTAGTTTCACCTTTAAGTTTACATCCAAGTGAATAGTAGGTTGTAAATTAAGCAACTTATTGTAGTTggattgtatatatttttagatataGAACCCCGGATATGACATGTTTTGGGGCACAAAGGATGTAAAATAGCTACTTAGAGGATTTTACAacccaatactaatgctctaagaGAAATACATTCCTAACCAACTTAAGGAAAACAAAGGTTTTGGAACACACATGGACACAACAATAAAGGCAACAGCAAATTCGAAGAAAGGACATATATGcctcaaaaaaagaagggaCATATAGTTTTCAACGTCACATGCCTTCCAAATTtcgaacatatatatatagcccaAAAAGTGTCtagtatatattttattaattgatcAAATATGTTGTTGGTCCCTAAACTCTATAACCTATTAGAGATTTTAATCTGTAAAGcttataatattgttttttgttcCTAACAAACTTAAAATGATCATTTTCAGTtccttaaaacttaaaataatcaCTTTTAGCCATCAATGTGTCTATTAAAGCAATgataaataagtattttttttttttaaatagagatATATAAGTTTTTAGTTTGACTACATCATCTTTCCGTTAGAAAGATTTAACAAATGTTAACAAAAGGACCAAAGCCAATCACTTTAAGTAAGctagggactaaaagtgattattttaattttgctcACAATTAAAAGTaattactttaaattttagGGGCAAAACATTCAATGATTAAATTTTAGGGGCCAACAATAGATTTTgtccttattaattttttttcaatgaatatacaataaaaaaaaattataatcctcatatttatctaagttttgaactAAGGAAAAACTATAAATCTAATGTGAGCAATGTTAGGGACAAGATTTCTTTCAGACACCATTTTCAAAGAAACCCAGTGGTGAAGGGAGGGGGCCTGGGTTTTCAAACTCTCCCCCTCCccttatattttgttaattaatttttttaattaagtgcAAATCTTTCTTAAcgcctccccccccccccccccccctcctcctcTCCCACCGCACACACATATTAAACTCATTTAAAGTATTAATGTCTtacttaatttcttttaatattaaacttttttgctatatatatatctattaacctttttttttttttttttttgagaatcgatataatttattaactgTAGGAGCCTTTAAAACATATATTTCAAAGAATATATCagtaaattttaaataaaaatcagatGTCCCACTCTTGTATTTCAGTTTATGTTTTACCAATTGCAATCTGTAATTATTTggaatattttttctatttcaaacTTTAATTTGGTACtttataagggaaaaaaaagtgtggTAGGCTACAATAGGTGGAACATTGAATGAGACATGggattttaatttgtaaaatttcttcttctttttttaattgtaaaaacAAACTTCTTTTCATCTTAATTAGGCGCTAGAGATACCAATATATGCATTCTTTTCCATTTGAAGAAAAGATTCTATAATGGTTAAAAGTTTGAGATATATTTTATCTTATCatccataaataaaataaaatattttatttagtattgttattattatatttcacTTATATTACATTAGAGTGAACTTTAGGTGTAAtacatttaaattttcaattaaattcaaccacataattgtattgaatttaattagttttctttttaaaaaaaagataacatttTTTGTGCTTTATTAATCAATACAAccatatgtttgaatttaatttgagAATCTAATACACTGAACTTAAGGTACTATTCCTATATTTTGCTCAAGTATATAAAAGtaacatatttatttaatttattagaaattgattgatttaaatacatttattttctaaaaaatttattatactctaatgtttaatatttaattattaaaacatTTAGAGAGTATTAATTgtgattaatataatttaaaggaTAATTATACATTAcctaagaaataaaatatttttctttagttcTATAAACCTGgcttgatgaaattttcttatgAATGAgacaataataacaatatatatatatatatatatgagattttCTTATGTATGagacaataatatatatatatatatatgaaactaattaagttaaaaatatgcttaaaatataaattatatatataattgtgtgtgttttattttgtgtatataatattattgatCTATTTAGCTTGTCtccctaaaaaaacaaaaaacaaaaatgtattGCTCCAACATTGAGTTTCTATAGAAATCACTTTTCTTATGTACCAATTACAACAAACTACATCAATTATTATGAAAGATATTGCATCGCTAGATGTATTTATCTTTTGATACAATGTCCAACATATAAATACCAACTTTTGGGTCTAATTAAAAGATTTATGCCAATTAATTTGGGTAAAACTTAAATGCATTACTCTATGTAAAATACATTAggttctccaattaaattcaagcaCTTTTAACGAATAAAACATTAACATTGTCATCTTTTTGAATATCATTCAATGTAATCATGTACTtggatttaattaaaaaatgtaatatactacaataaaagacaaaattttattttgtataaaggATTCGGTTCCTTTCGTATATCTTATCATTATCAATGTTTCACTTTCGCTTAAACTTTCTTAGAATTAGAGTACTGCTAAATGAATTGTCTGAAATCCAGCACATGCACCTTCATACTTCGTTGGTTTTCAGTGCTCTCAAACTTAATGTTTCTTagtcaaattttaataaaaggCATTGTGATCATTAAAGATGTTCGAAAATAGATGCATAAATAGTGTCTTAGgccattaaaattaattattattttttatgtgatggaatgcaattttaaataatgtgtaATTACATATCttaagagatatatatatatatatatataaaactagagtaaattgcaaattacatccctaaaatttgggagtgattggattttaccccctatatttttgaattgattggattttactccataaagtttgagagtgtttagattttatatcctaaagtttcaaaatttgggggtgtaaaatccaaacactccctaattttagggggtaaaatccaaattttgaaacgtcaaagtgtaaaatccaaacaccataAACTTCAGAGGGTAAAACCCAAAGTttaaaactttagggtgtaaaatccaaatatccccaaactttaagggtgcaatttgtaatttaccaaaaaaaactaattaaacgTTTACTATaatataaactcttttcattttaaaaacatgGATTCAAGTTAGTTCAACCCATAAAATCTCTTGCCATTGAATAAGGAATCAAGATTTGAATGtggtagataaaaaaataatatatatatatatatatttgaattcgGTCTACACTTAAAACTTTGAAACTAATTGATGCTTCAAACTAAttgaatgtgtgtgtgtttgtttctcaaaaaaaaaaaaaaaaaaaactaatgttaATGAGAAATCATCATATAaagactttttttaaaataactttttttttccttcgtcATAAGAACTGCCATATGATGTCAATTTAAGATTTCTGTCTTAGAAAAGatcattttcatttcactttatagtctttatttgttattacaaGCTAGTATGGCAAATAGGCTGATCATCATATTCTTTAGTTctatccttttatatatatatatatatatatatatatatacatctcTAATTAATGTCTGTTTAGTAAcagtattttcttttaatttttgaatttatttgattttttaaaatttatttgcttATGAATTGTCTCTTAATCTTAAAACTTcacccttttatttatttattttttatgtatgaCCATATTTTAACCAAGTTTGAgcaaataaataagtaaactagAAGCAAAAAGCTACATCCAAATTCATTCTAAGAATTCAAGGTGAGCAAGAAATTGAAATCAAAGCCTAAGAAAATCCCAAAATACAATTATTGAAAATGGTATAGTTCTTTAATCCCCAACAATTCAAACATGTACCTTTCGTAAATTGAGGCCGCATTCATAGTGTATCCTATCAACTTCAAAAATTGATGCCATAAGTGTCCCATGGAGCAATTGCGGCATTGTTCCTCGCTTGGAATTTCTCTATGTGATATATAGCAATATCTGGTTTTGTAGATTGTgcaccaaacaaaaatgaaaaagaaaagaatattagCATGCAAGTAAGAAATATTCAGAATCACGTTGAAATTCAAACACAAAGACgtatcaaagattcaaaagaaAGTATACATGGTATATGTACGCAGGCAGCTTACCACTCTGAATCTCTGATAGAGGATAATTTGATGGTACGCTGTTGTAATAGAGGtgatccatatatatatatatatagcagagAGGAAAGTtaaaagagaggaagagaatcTAATTTAATgggtttatttatgtttgaagGAAGAGATTTTATCTTCAAAGAATTCAAGTTAGAATCAGTTCCCGCCTTTGATTCCAAGGAGTGCAGTTTTCAGAGacattatttgtttattttactttaatCTTAGCTAAGCCCAAGTCAAGGATAACGTTATAAACTTAGTAGGGGAAGAATCTGCACTAATAGGattttttgaggaaaatattGAGAGAGAATTCGATTTGGTTAGATAGTTTGTAAACAAGgatcaatttttttgcaaagtACAGGATGTATCGTCAAATATTTAATATGATTCTACAAGATTTAGTTTCATTCAAGTAACAGATTCTAGCCAATTGAAAGGATTTTCTGATCAATCCAGTGATCATTTCGATTCCATTAGTAATGTAGATTTGTAATTTCACAAATTGATATGAAGGCATTGTCCATTATCCACGGAACAGAAACTAGTAACTACTCAACCCATATCCTTACTCCATGTTTCCAAATGACCCATATCCTTTGAATGTTCAATTTTAGTCATTAttatacttttaattttttgtcaaattgcTTTAATTATGAGTTGAGATTGTTTGACGAAATCTCAGATATTTTGATAGCAACTACAGAGGGAAGAGATTAGTTATTCAAAAAACTTTATTTACTTCTTTTATATCTTTGATAGAACAAATATTTTATgcaataaatgaaaaaagagcATGAATCCATGCGGTGATGCCACGATTAGTGCCGCATGGATGTTACATTACTGATATTTTATGAGATGAACAGTAGATTATAGATTTTCACGGGTAAGACCGAATGGGATTGAAATCAAGTGCTGATGCAACAGTTGTGAATGACTGAAatttaaagttgaaaaaaaaaactttaaaatatctCAACTATTAtataaagaaagtaaaaagttaaaagttaaaaagtgaGAAAGCTAAAAACAATTTGTGAGAGGGATTGGAGTAACTGCACTAGCCCAATCCAAATTCAACAAAATGGtacttcctccatcctatataTTATAGGTTTAgtttaaaaaatctaatttttaaaggaaatatcaattaattaatgcattaaataaaaaagtacaagtttttaaaactatcaTCCTTAATTAAACTCTAGTGAAAGAGGGATATTGATTTCTATTACTTTACTCTATATATAATTGCATAAGACAATTCCTTAATTTCTTCCCATTATACCACGTGTGCActcaaaaaaaaccaaaatattacAACTTacctttttacattttaaaggAGAGAAGTTATTAGTCCTATACATAGTTGTCAAATCGTGAATCGTATCATGAAtcgttttttcatttttatgtatcgtgtatcgtatcgtatcgtgtatcgtaagatacacaaacactatataaaatttataaaacattatacatatacatatatttattataaaattgaaacatATGCAAATAATGACTACTTTAATTATCACTTATGTTAAAGTATTTGACTAAGCTAACCAAATAAACCAaatggaaatatatttttaacatccatatccaaaagataaaaatatccATATCCAAATTCATTAGAGTTCAAAGTCACTACATATTATAttagtcaaaatattttttttcctaatcatATTCATCACTGCctaatcaaaatcatcaaaatcatcTCCATAGTCCAAGTCAATGAAgttatcatcttcatcatcttgcAAAATCATTTCATCATTGGCATCTTCTTGtacatcttcttcatcatctccAACATCCACTATCTCTTCTGGTTCTTCAACttcaataactttttctttacttttctttttggcaTTCAAATTTCTTGgacctataaaaataataacaaaaaatatatattgtcaaaattagcattttattcataatatagaaaagaaaatttcaatttaatataaatttatacctctctttctttttctactacATCCTTCCTCATTAACTTCAAAGCATTCATGAATGTCCATCCATGAGGTATCTTTTGGCAAGCAAGGTTCTTCCTTTTCGGTAATCCATTCATCATCAGATTCCATATCCGATAGACAAATTGGATCATATGAGTCAccattctcttctctctttatttGTCTCAACTCCAAATTAATATTATAGTTTACAAACACCAAAGCATTCACTCTTTGTTGCTCAAG is a genomic window of Quercus lobata isolate SW786 chromosome 2, ValleyOak3.0 Primary Assembly, whole genome shotgun sequence containing:
- the LOC115975615 gene encoding MATH and LRR domain-containing protein PFE0570w-like translates to MESDDEWITEKEEPCLPKDTSWMDIHECFEVNEEGCSRKRKRGPRNLNAKKKSKEKVIEVEEPEEIVDVGDDEEDVQEDANDEMILQDDEDDNFIDLDYGDDFDDFD